Proteins from a genomic interval of Ictalurus furcatus strain D&B chromosome 2, Billie_1.0, whole genome shotgun sequence:
- the tmem98 gene encoding transmembrane protein 98: METVVIVAIGVLATVFLASFVALVVVCRHRYCHRPNLLHHFESKPTVDLIGAMETQSEPSELELDDVVITNPHIEAILENEEWIEDASGLVSHCISILKICHTLTEKLVGMTMGSGAKVKAPASLSDIITVAKRISPRVDDVVRSMYPPLDPILLDARATALLLSVSHLVLVTRNACHMSGSLDWIDQSLHAAEDHMVVLREAALASEPDRRLPEREQSI; the protein is encoded by the exons ATGGAGACGGTGGTTATTGTGGCCATCGGAGTGTTGGCCACCGTTTTCCTGGCATCGTTCGTGGCGCTGGTGGTCGTGTGTCGCCATCGTTACTGCCATCGGCCCAACCTGCTGCATCACTTCGAGTCCAA GCCCACAGTGGATCTGATTGGAGCGATGGAGACCCAGAGCGAGCCGTCAGAGTTGGAGCTGGACGACGTGGTCATCACCAACCCGCACATCGAAGCCATCCTAGAGAACGAGGAGTGGATTGAAGATGCCTC CGGTCTAGTGTCTCATTGTATCTCCATCCTGAAG ATATGCCACACTCTGACAGAGAAACTTGTTGGCATGACGATGGGCTCTGGAGCAAAGGTAAAAGCCCCTGCCAGCcttagtgacatcatcacggTGGCCAAACGCATCAGCCCCAG GGTAGATGATGTAGTTCGGTCGATGTATCCCCCACTGGACCCAATCCTCCTCGATGCCAG GGCTACAGCATTGCTGCTGTCTGTGAGTCACTTAGTGCTGGTGACGCGGAACGCCTGTCACATGTCTGGCAGCCTGGACTGGATCGACCAATCGCTGCATGCAGCTGAGGATCACATGGTAGTGCTCAGGGAGGCAGCCTTGGCATCAGAACCCGACAGACGACTACCAGAAAGAGAGCAGTCTATCTGa